Genomic DNA from Planktomarina temperata RCA23:
GTTCATTGGGATAAAGGCAAAATTAAAACTATCAAAAAAGCTTTGAAAGCTGACCCTGAATTACTTAACCAAGTTCTGAACGATGCTAATGTCCCTGAGCCTATAAAAGGTGGCAATTCCCACTTTGTATATGTGTTGCGTTTGAGAGGTGAACTAAACGCAGTTTACGTTGGTATGACAGGGTTACACCCTTATGCACGTTATTTGAATCACGTACGGGGTTACAAATCTTCTCATCATGCCAAAAAACGTGCGACGGCTCTGATTTCTTACGAAGGCCCAATGCTACATGCTGATGCTAAGGAACGTGAACCTAAGTTGGCAGATGAGTTACGCCAAAAAGAGTTCGTAGTCTATGGTGGCCATTAACCTTAGGCTGAACTGAAAAATTCAAAATTTTGGCGGAAACTTAAAAGCCTGGGTCAATCCGTTCCTTGTTCGGCGATGATATCTATGATTTTTTGTTTATTTAACTTAAAAGTAATATGTGCCGAGGCCTCATAACGGGTCAAAGAGAAATCCAGTTTTAAATGGTTTTCCAAAATTGAAATCTGCTTCTCTGTCGGTTCTTCAGTCAACCATGCTTTGGTTTTATGAGCTGCATCTTCGGTTTCGTTCTGGTTTAACCAATCATCTGCAGCGGCCAATGCATTTATATGCTTTCCAACAGACAAAACTTTGGGATTCACGCCCTTTTTACCGCCAATAGAATACCAGTGTCCTTGATAGAAGAAGACGCCTCCCCAAGCATCAAAGCCTGCTGAGATGAACGCAGAATGGTCCGAAAACAAATTTACCCATTCAAAACTTGAACGGTTCAGTAAGTTGATCTCCATCATCTCTATGGACGATACTAATTCTGGTGTATCCTTGTCTCGTTCTGTGCGGAAATCGTAACCACACATTGGACATTCTTGGGAGGCCAGTGGGACGACTGCGGCGCATTCTGGGCAAGTCATTGTGAGTGCAACACCCTCAGTTTCAACACCGTCTAAGCTCACATCTTGTTCTAGCGTTCCGTGCAGTATGGAAGAAGTTCCAAAATCTAAAATGATGCAGTCGCTTTTTATGACTCCAGGATGTTGTTCTGAGTTGACTGTTCTCAAACCCCTTCCAACCATTTGGATCATGGTGGATTTAGCCGAACTTGGGCGAAGTAATACGACACAACTTGTTGGGGGATGATCCCATCCCTCGGTCAGGACTTGCACATTAACAATCACTGTTACATCGCCACGAGCGTAGCGATCTAAGATATTTGAACGATCGGCGCTAGAAAGTTGTCCAGTGATGGTTTCGGCTAGAACATTTCTATTTCTGAATGCTTCGGTGACTGCTTCTGCATGCTGCACGGTAGAGCAAAACACAACTGTTTGTCTGCTTTCACCCTTTTCGAGCCACTGATCAACCACTGCATTATTAATAGGGCGTTGGTTCATAATTTGATCAACAGCGCTCATATCAAAATCAGCGCCAGATTTTTTCACACTCGACAGTTGGTTTTTGACCCCTACGTCAATTACAAACGTTCTTGGCGTAACAAGATGACCTGAACGGATCAATTCTCCCAGAGAAATTTGATCTGATACTTGAGAGAAAACCTCTCTGAGGCCCTTGCCGTCGCTTCTATTAGGGGTGGCTGTAACTCCAAATATTATACAGCTTGGGTTTAAAGCTAGAGCGTGATTTATAACCGTCCTGTAAGAGTTTGCAGCGGCGTGATGAGCTTCATCAATGACCAGTAGATCGATTTTCGGCATGGAGCTGATATTGTCGGACGCAAATAGGGTTTGCACCATGGCAAAGGTAACTTGACCACTCCAGTCTTTGGTTTTTGAGTTATAAACTGAGGTTGCGATAGATGGGTTTACCCACGAAAACTTTGTTTGATTTTGTTCGGTCAACTCGTCTCTGTGTGCAAGAACAAGCGTTTTCGCCTTGGTACCTGTTATGTACTGGCCAATAATTTCCGAAAACAAAATGGTTTTACCTGCTCCGGTAGGAGCAATGCCAAGGGCGTTTCCATTAGCTTTTAGAGCAACAAGGCTGCGTTCAACGAAATCTTTTTGGCGTGGCCTAAGTAGCATTTAAGTTACTCCCTCATCCACATGGGTGAACTGACCGCCGCAGTAAGTTTTGAAGTCAAGTCAGTCTGCCGCAATCGTGGGGAATGAACTTCGATGTTACTGTCTTCGGGAATAATTACTTCGTCTATTTCATTTACCTCGTAGCCTTTATAATCTTTTGCAATCTTGATTTTTGCTTGAAATTTGGAACCGTCTAAATCTTTCAACGATTTTAAACGCCGGCATCTTAAGGCCTTCTCCGAATTTTCGTTTTTGGACAAAGCATGTTTTGAATTTAAGATGTTTAAAATTAGTTCTCGGCCTCTTTTGCGCCACCAAGGCCCCTTTGGGCTTTTCAAACCAATCCGTATTTCAAATTTTTTACCAATGTGTCTACCTTCAGTGACTGAGCACTCTGCCCGAATATACACAGACCCAGTTTTTGATATCGTAGCTAACCCATTGGTCCAACCTTGTGATGGGTCACTGTGGCCTCCAGGTAATATGATAAGCCTGAGGAATACGACCGTGCCAGAAGGTATCAAATTTCTATTTCTCGACATTTGCCTAATCTGATATGTTAGCTTTAATAAGTCTACATTTTTTTGGTCGGATGGTGCGAATTATGTCTTCAATTGTGACATTTGAAAAACTTTATATGTCCGTTCCTTTTGAAGATAAGGATTGGGCAAAAAATAATGGCTTTAAGTTTGATAGGATGGCAAAAGCTTGGTATCTGCCTCCTGGTAAAAATCCATTAGAATTTAAACAATACTGGTCATATCTTGAAAACACATACCATGATCGTCACGAGTTGAAAAAGAGAGGCTGCCGTTTCAATTCTAAATTGAAAAAGTGGTATGTTCCTTCGGATTGTCAGGAACCATACTATGAATTTGTGAAGTGGTGGCCTGAAAGCCTGAAGCAATTCGTGTTTAATGATAAATTTATTATCGAAGACTATATCTCTAAAACGGGCCAATCTGAAATGTTTAAAGCCAGAAGTCTCCATGATGGGGAGTTTTATGCTATAAAGTATTTTTTAGGTGATGTTGCAAATTTTTCTAACGATGCTCATCGCAGGGCTATAGATAGCGAAATCAATGCTTTGCGAAGTTTAGAAGATCATCCGAATATTTTAGAAATTGTTGAGTGGGATCAAATTGCGGACAGCTCTCGATTTTATATCGTTTCGCCTTGGATGCCACTTGGAAGCTTGGATAACTACATAGGGCGGACAGAGTCCGAGATTGCCGACCTGATTTTTAGTGCTTTCAAAGGGACTTATGATTTAAACCTGCAAGACATTCCAGACGATGATTTAGAAGATAATTTAGATACAGAAACGGATGTTTGGCTTGATGAACATCAAATAATTCATGGTATTTTAGATGGAATTGCTCATGCGCATGCAAATAACATTCTTCATCGGGACATTAAGCCAGGCAATATACTTTTAGATTGGGTAGATAACGAGGTTGAAAGTGCCAACTTTGTGCCGTTGTTGTGCGATTTTGGTACATCTAAAACTTTCTCACGTGATACAATCAAAGAGAGTGAACATACAGTGGTCGGCCTGAGAACACGGCCGTACCGGCCTGAATTCATCGCATCTTCAGCGCAAGGTAAAAAAGAAATTTCTCATCAAAAAACATGGGATTTATTCGCTTGGGCTATAGTAACTATTGAACTAATGGCGGATCGATCAGTAGATTCATCTGAGGAAGCATTGGAAATTTTAGATGCTGAAATAGCGCCTAAACTTGATGAAGCGATTGTGAATCTCATTAAATCTGCATTGTCGTTTAACCCAAATCTAAGACCCCACGACACTGACGATTTTCGAAGAAAATTAAACAAACTTACCGAACAGCGTAAAAAGCGGCTGGCATGGACCAATTAAGCCTGTCCATAGATGCGTACACGCAGCAGGGCTTGCGCAGATCCATCAATCAAGACTGTATTGGTATAGGAAGCTGGCGGGGTGGAGCAGGGGGCGGCACAGAACTCTCGTTAAATTATCTGTGTGAACAAAAATCTGAACTATTTTTGTTAAGTGATGGAATTGGCGGACACGATGATGGAGAAATCGCAAGTCGATTCTCCGTCGATAGCATTTTTGAATTATTCCAAAGCCAAGAGGATTTTGACATATTAACGGCGATTTCCATAACACATGACAAATTAGTGAATATTGGATTAGGCTCATTACGCCCTTTAGGTGCAACGCTGGTGGGATTAATTTTTACAAAAAACTTGGTCACAATATTTAGTTTGGGCGACAGCGCTTGCTACCACTTGAACGGTGACAAGCTGGTTAATTTAACAGAGGACGTGAAATCATCAAAACCGCACTTTAATGTCATTGAGCAGTGCCTTGGTGGAGGGATAACAAAACCAAATCCTAGCATAGTGAAACGAAAATTCAAAATTGGAGATGTATTTATACTAACATCAGACGGTGTAAGTAATTGGGCAGATAAAGAACAAATAAAAATGACCATCCAATCGAAACAGTTAAGCTTTAGTAGAAAACTGTGCTCGATTGCAAAAAAATCTGGCAGCAATGATGATCTGTCAGCAGTGGTAATAAAAATAAAATCTCTTTGATTGTAGTTACTTGTTTCTAGAATTATGGGACGACTCGTGACCTTTCAGTATTTTATGCAAGATCATAGAGGTATTTGCTGCCAGCTCCGACACCAGTTACCAATAAACTTTCTCGAGCTCGAGTACAGGCTACATAAAGAAGTTGCCGCTCAGTTCTTTCTATCTCTTCAATGTCTGCTTTCTCGGTAAATAGCCGCATCCTTTCATGCAGTGGTAAAGCGTCCTGATCACAAGCTATCACCGCAACCGATCTAAATTCTAAGCCTTTAGCTAGATGCATCGTGCCATAGTTTAT
This window encodes:
- a CDS encoding protein kinase domain-containing protein; its protein translation is MSSIVTFEKLYMSVPFEDKDWAKNNGFKFDRMAKAWYLPPGKNPLEFKQYWSYLENTYHDRHELKKRGCRFNSKLKKWYVPSDCQEPYYEFVKWWPESLKQFVFNDKFIIEDYISKTGQSEMFKARSLHDGEFYAIKYFLGDVANFSNDAHRRAIDSEINALRSLEDHPNILEIVEWDQIADSSRFYIVSPWMPLGSLDNYIGRTESEIADLIFSAFKGTYDLNLQDIPDDDLEDNLDTETDVWLDEHQIIHGILDGIAHAHANNILHRDIKPGNILLDWVDNEVESANFVPLLCDFGTSKTFSRDTIKESEHTVVGLRTRPYRPEFIASSAQGKKEISHQKTWDLFAWAIVTIELMADRSVDSSEEALEILDAEIAPKLDEAIVNLIKSALSFNPNLRPHDTDDFRRKLNKLTEQRKKRLAWTN
- a CDS encoding DEAD/DEAH box helicase, producing the protein MLLRPRQKDFVERSLVALKANGNALGIAPTGAGKTILFSEIIGQYITGTKAKTLVLAHRDELTEQNQTKFSWVNPSIATSVYNSKTKDWSGQVTFAMVQTLFASDNISSMPKIDLLVIDEAHHAAANSYRTVINHALALNPSCIIFGVTATPNRSDGKGLREVFSQVSDQISLGELIRSGHLVTPRTFVIDVGVKNQLSSVKKSGADFDMSAVDQIMNQRPINNAVVDQWLEKGESRQTVVFCSTVQHAEAVTEAFRNRNVLAETITGQLSSADRSNILDRYARGDVTVIVNVQVLTEGWDHPPTSCVVLLRPSSAKSTMIQMVGRGLRTVNSEQHPGVIKSDCIILDFGTSSILHGTLEQDVSLDGVETEGVALTMTCPECAAVVPLASQECPMCGYDFRTERDKDTPELVSSIEMMEINLLNRSSFEWVNLFSDHSAFISAGFDAWGGVFFYQGHWYSIGGKKGVNPKVLSVGKHINALAAADDWLNQNETEDAAHKTKAWLTEEPTEKQISILENHLKLDFSLTRYEASAHITFKLNKQKIIDIIAEQGTD
- a CDS encoding PP2C family protein-serine/threonine phosphatase, encoding MDQLSLSIDAYTQQGLRRSINQDCIGIGSWRGGAGGGTELSLNYLCEQKSELFLLSDGIGGHDDGEIASRFSVDSIFELFQSQEDFDILTAISITHDKLVNIGLGSLRPLGATLVGLIFTKNLVTIFSLGDSACYHLNGDKLVNLTEDVKSSKPHFNVIEQCLGGGITKPNPSIVKRKFKIGDVFILTSDGVSNWADKEQIKMTIQSKQLSFSRKLCSIAKKSGSNDDLSAVVIKIKSL